The genomic window TGGTCCACATATGGGGAGCATTTTGTGGGGTTAACCGGTCAAGGGAGAGGGCTTAGCTGCGGTTTTCTAGCCTAAGAAAACTGCGGTTTTCTGGTTTGGTAGAAATATGGATGGGGGGTCACCCCAGCTGAAATTCagagggagggggggaggggggattAGCTAAGACGGCCTGTAAAACCTCCGTAGAAGGCCCGCACTTTTAGAATTATTGTTTTTGGCCTTTGTTGTTTTCATTTGGCTCTTTAAAATGTTGCTacgtactactcccttcgtttctaaatataactcttttagagatttcaaaatggactacatacgaagcaaaatgaatgaatctatagtctaaaatatgtctatatacatcaaaAAGTAGTCCgtagtgaaatctctataaagacttatactCACGGTGgatgaaatctctataaagacttatactCCGTGAAAGAGTGCCCGTCGCTCACCCCGCATGGGCACGGTGTAAAGACTTATACTCATGGCAGTATTTAAAAACGGAGGGGGTAGTATTTATGTTTTGCTTTGTACAGTACAAAATGTAGGCAGTATTTGAATAGGTTTAGAAAGCAATTAGTTTTATCTTTCCCCCCCAAAAAAAGTTTTATCTTGCACCACATGTAACGTCTTTATGCGTTTACGCCAAGCAAAATAACACATTTCCTCATCACctaaataaaactaaaaaaaataaaaataaaaaagcagCTACACTGAGGCCGCCGGAGGGGAGGGCCATGGATAGGAAGTAGCACAGTCTACACTGGCGAAGGTGACAGTGCGCTTGTCGAGGTCGATCCCGATGTGCATGTTCTGCTGGGCGATGTTCCCCAAGATCATGCCCTGATCTTCCTTGGGGACCTCCATCAACGCCATGCACATCGTCCCCTCCCGCAGCATCACGAACGTGTTCTCCGCCTTGAGCGTCACCACCCCACCGCCTCCCAGCCCCAGCTTCACCTTCGGGACAATCTTCCCGAACGCCGTCTCCCCCACCCCGGACACGTCGTAGCAAATAGGTAAATCCTCGTTCGGTGACTTCAcccgccggagcttgatgttccggGTCAGCTCCTTCACCATCGGGTCCAGCAGCTCCTTCACAAGTAACGTCAGCGACGTGCCAGAGTCCACCAGGATGCGGGCTCGCTGTGGCAACGTGAAGCTCCTGCCCCCGATCTTGACGGACTCGAGCGCGATGGTGAGATATGCGTCGACGTCGGGGTGGAGCAGCCGCGTGGTTGCTGCGCCCGGCTCCTTCACGGCGGCGCGGGCGCCGAAGTTGAGGATCGAGGGGGTGTTCAcgaaggagggcacgaggcagtaGGAGAATCTCCGGCCGATCGACGTGGCGGCACCGAGCTGGTTGGCGAGGGAGAAGTTCCCGTCGCCGAGGCCAACGAGTCCATCCCCGGTGAAGGCGCCTTTCGTGGACGTGGAGCAGCCGAAGTTGAAATTGGCCACTTGCAGCTGCGGGCGCTCGCGGCACCCGACGCAGCCGCCTGGGGCGTCGTCGAAGGTCAAGGTCTCCGTGGAGAGGACGCCGCTAGTCTCGGAGCCGTCGCCGTAGGAGTAAACGTACTTGCAGTTGGATTTAGCGTCGCAGGAGACGCCGGTGCCGGTGAACGCGTGGCACGTGCCGGACTTGCAGTTCACGCGGCCGAACGTCGGCGACTTGGACGGGTTGAACACCACCCTCGGCGGCGCTCTCCTGGCGGCTTTGGGAAGATCGGCGGTGCCGTCGTTGCTGCATTTGACCCAGAGGAGGTCGCTGCCGGTGTCGGCATAGACGAGCATCCGTGTAGGCGGCAACCCGATGTTGACGTACATGAGGAAGTCGAACGGCGGGATGGAGATGACCTCAGCCACGCCGCCGTCAGGAGAGCCAGTGCCGGCGGTGGCGGCATACGAGCGTGCCAGTGCCGCGGCGCGCCGCGTGGAACGGCGCGCGGCCGCGAGCATGCGAGCATACGGGGTGAGCGACGGGTCGTGGAACGGCGACTTGACGGAGTGGTCACGGTGGATGAGCTCGACGCTAAAAccgtcgccgccgccatggccgacgtAAGCCGTGCACCCGCACATCTGCGCCGTCATGATCACGACGCCGACGAGCAGGACAGCACGAGATACCACACCCGTCATTGTGCCCTAGTAACTAATTAACTCCCAAGGATTAGCTCCACCTCCACCGGTCGTGTCGCGGGTGCCGCTGGTGCAGCGTATACGTATAGTCCATGATGGTGTAGCATATATATACTCCATGAGTAGATGGTAATCAGTAAATGGGGAGCCGAGACGAATGGGGTAAATCATGATTTGATATAAACTGTGATTGACTGCAAAATATACTGCAATGCACACTCATGCATGGACACGGCCGTGATTAGTGATTGCTGAAATATGATTAGTGATGGTACATTAAATTTGATTGGTGATGGTACGTTTAATTCGATTGGAAAGAGGGGATCATGCGGTTTCTATTGCTAAAATATGATTCCCAATATGATTAGTGATTGCTTGTCAAATTTGTACTCGAAGCGTAATCCAGATCGACTGGCAAGACAGGGGGGTGGTCGATTCTTTTCCACTGAGTCGAACGGTAACTGTTTGAGAAAAGGCCAGGAATAAACTGATGGACAACCTGCATATGACTCTCGTCCCACATGCACACATAAGGTTTCAGATGCATCTAGGGCCAGTTTGGTTCCCTGCACTGTTTTTTTTCCTCCTTGCATCTCTGGCTCATATGAGACTGGCTGAGCTAATTAATGCGGGCTCAAAAATCATGTTTTGGTTGTCTGCATATTGTCTCTCTACATCACGACCACAATTTATGCCCCGTATTTGGTTACCTGTGTATGGGTGTTATGAGGTGCTGCACGTTGTTTGGTTGCACATATTTGACAGGTTTCAGTAACCTTGTACTCTATATGGTGAGCTTACCATCTACCATCCTAACAAGTGCTCATTCCATTACATACGACCACAAAAGTAAAACAACACTAGAATCATGATGAACTGGACCGTGATGATAAAGTTCTTCAGCCCACAAAACGTAAACTGAGCAGCAACCTTGCGAAGTTCATCGTTGCTATTCTGTTCGAGCTGGAATTTGTGGTACTCATCCTCTGAATACTGCCTTGTCTTAAACCCTCCTTGAAAGGAGCAACCGGTAGCCCTTGACTTGTTCATTGCATGTTGGGGAGAGGCCGAGACAAATGGGGTAAGTCATGATTTGATATGAACTGTGATTGAGTGCAAAATATAGTGCACACTCTCACGCATGGACACAGCCGTGATTAGTGATTGCTAAAATTTTGCTGAAATATGATTAGTGATGCCACATTAATTTGATTAGTGATGGTACATTTATTTGATTGGAGAGAGTGGATCATGCGGTTTCTAATTCTAAAATAAGATTATTGCTTGTCAGTTTTGTAGAAGCGTAATCCAGATCATCTTGAGGGACACTATATGAATATATTTGTGGCGAACACTATAGAGTTGGACACGACTGCTAACTTTGAAAAATATTGACGCTATTGGTAAACTAATGCCCACCACTGACACATTAGGAACCAGTGACGGCCGACTTTTGGTGCCCACCGCTGCTGTTTTTATCCAACACCAATTCTGTAAAAGCGacccaacctgtggttggatggttagagggactgtggtatccccaatCCACTAGGGTTTAAATCGCTATATTAGTCGAATAATCCTAGACGCACGGGCTAACAACGAGGTGCCTTAGCACTAATTAActtctcccccctgattttcaggggggtgAGGCCCTTCCTCTTCCTAAACCCAGCCCGTAAACCCTGTAACATTTTGTCCGTGTGTGTAGCATCACCGATATTAGCTGGTGTCCTATAGGGTTGTTGTATGCCGTACTATCTATAATCAGGCGGTAGTGGAGGCGGTCGTCGCATGCGCAATTATCAGGTGAGCGCCGGCTcttttccttaagagaatattctaTCTTTATAATTCATGCATGTGTCAAATAGGTTGATTCTCAAAGTGGTGTGTTTGTTATACTCCATCCAATCCAAATTACTGTACTAGAGCTGCGTCAAATAATTTGGATGGAGGAAGTACAACATAAGTTCTATAGTGTTTTTCCAGGTTTTTGGTTGGGCTTCTTCTTGTATTGCAGGTGCAACATATGCATGAACTAGAGTCTGTTACTTTAGCATGTAGGTTCTATAGGTTCCGGATGATACTATTAAAAGGAGCTCGTAGCCACCGTCTACATCTCTAGCATGTACCCTAGAAACGGATTCTTCCATTTTGTATGCTTCCATTTGTTCTGCCACTTCCTTTGTGCATAGGTGGTTAGAGTTACAGATTTGTAGTATGTTCAACATCAACCAATTATATTTTCAACCGATGCTACATGATTCGTGGCTCCAAAATAATTGCTTCTTTTTTCTGCAAAAGAACCGACCGGCGATGTGTCAGGCCCGCCCGGGGCGCGTATTGGAGGAGATTGTCGTGACAGGGCGCAAGCTCGTCTGGTCAGAAACATATCCAAGAAACAAAGAATCATGGTTCGGCAATCTTTGAAGCAAAGTGTTAGTACAATAAACACATACACGAGACACTAAGAAGGCATGTATAATCATATTGAGAAGATCATGAAAATGATAAGCAAACTCACGTCATGCCATACAAAACCTTGATAGAATTAGCAACGTGGGGTGAAGGTGGCGCCTCTCAGGGCATCACCTGTTGTCATCTGGCCAAACTTACCTCGCCTGCCATGCGAGCAGCACACAAGCCATCAGACGTTGCCACACAAAGATGCACCAGATTGATGGAGGAGGGAAGAGGGCGATGCTTCTTCGTGGAGCATGGAATCGTTGCTCAGAAGCAGGAGCCGTGCTCGAGTAAGGACGGCATGGCCACCTGATGACGGGAGGGTGCACCCCGACACATGGCGCACTGTCGCGgtgcgttgataacccacaagcataggggatcgcaacaactttcgagggtagagtattcaacccaaatttgttgattcgacacaaggggagccaaagaatattcttgagtattagcagttgagttgtcaattcaaccacacctggataacttagtatctgcagcaaagtgtttagtagcaaaagttgTATGATAATaatgataacggtagcaaaagtaaagataaatgtttttgggtttttgtagtagttgtaacagtagcaacgaaaaagtaaataagcgaataacAATATAT from Triticum aestivum cultivar Chinese Spring chromosome 3B, IWGSC CS RefSeq v2.1, whole genome shotgun sequence includes these protein-coding regions:
- the LOC123065036 gene encoding aspartic proteinase CDR1-like, giving the protein MTGVVSRAVLLVGVVIMTAQMCGCTAYVGHGGGDGFSVELIHRDHSVKSPFHDPSLTPYARMLAAARRSTRRAAALARSYAATAGTGSPDGGVAEVISIPPFDFLMYVNIGLPPTRMLVYADTGSDLLWVKCSNDGTADLPKAARRAPPRVVFNPSKSPTFGRVNCKSGTCHAFTGTGVSCDAKSNCKYVYSYGDGSETSGVLSTETLTFDDAPGGCVGCRERPQLQVANFNFGCSTSTKGAFTGDGLVGLGDGNFSLANQLGAATSIGRRFSYCLVPSFVNTPSILNFGARAAVKEPGAATTRLLHPDVDAYLTIALESVKIGGRSFTLPQRARILVDSGTSLTLLVKELLDPMVKELTRNIKLRRVKSPNEDLPICYDVSGVGETAFGKIVPKVKLGLGGGGVVTLKAENTFVMLREGTMCMALMEVPKEDQGMILGNIAQQNMHIGIDLDKRTVTFASVDCATSYPWPSPPAASV